Proteins from a single region of Psilocybe cubensis strain MGC-MH-2018 chromosome 3, whole genome shotgun sequence:
- a CDS encoding putative proteasome subunit beta type-4: METSFAITGKGYLIMAADTTAARRARQAQQPSAPRKATLTDRTGDTVQFAEYVERNIRLYQIRNLYALRPSAAASWIRRALATSLRSRKPYSVNLLLGGYDTATHDPHLYWIDYLGTMSEVPFAAHGYGAYFALSLLDRYHDPEATLEEGLATLRRCLDEVAKRLVVSPGKYKVKIVDKDGIREVDL, translated from the exons ATGGAGACTTCCTTCGCAATCACCGGAAAGGGCTACCTCATTATGGCTGCAGACACAACAGCGGCCAG GAGAGCCAGGCAAGCCCAGCAACCCTCTGCGCCCCGCAAGGCCACGCTAACAGATCGTACAGGAGACACCGTGCAATTCGCCGAATACGTCGAGCGCAACATCCGTTTATACCAGATCAGAAACCTATACGCCCTCCGTCCCTCGGCAGCTGCATCATGGATCCGCAGGGCTCTTGCAACCTCACTGAGATCCCGAAAGCCATACTCCGTCAACCTTCTTCTCGGCGGCTATGACACTGCAACACACGACCCACATCTGTACTGGATTGATTATCTCGGCACCATGTCAGAGGTGCCGTTCGCCGCTCACGGTTACGGTGCCTATTTCGCACTGAGTTTGCTCGATCG GTATCACGACCCAGAGGCTACTCTCGAAGAGGGTCTTGCCACGCTAAGACGCTGCCTTGACGAGGTGGCGAAGCGTCTCGTGGTAAGCCCTGGAAAGTACAAAGTCAAGATTGTAGACAAGGATGGCATCCGCGAAGTTGATCTGTAA
- a CDS encoding Serine/threonine-protein phosphatase 4 regulatory subunit 1, translating into MSGPPTHIPLPPPPSWPDNFRIDPDNPHTPFFTPPTSPARPLASPSAYFTPPSSPDLDLPLPPPPPQQPTAPPTPGLPTDDHFPQPVDHALDLALDDDGLSTLEKIYLYSRSKAAFHRVFIAHALPEYLLHVTPQEAVEYVLPLLSGLAMDDDEHVKEALAAELVPIIWWFFTDCQIIPDDPKPEEAYASSSTTVTISVQAFTPILGTLLLSSNPMVGGAARFAVVDLLSRMKKADDRQFGAFQRRHHHPSSDIIHPWEITRTRREDEDEDDDDEAPLATGLFGHRERAMFTQEILQQVVIGMGKLDVDYEPEQEPPVSQGQQHPATSSQFSESNPYFPSLSSQSSNADRHENVSMRSVIDQTTSSAGAQFHTDAQTSSPAGPSSAGTQFSNLHAPSSSHSDPGSPMAVDTNDSDNWDDVDDGEDEQAAVGRLSCMSLMAAVTASGVLSKETQLAFVEEVGRVGRDNVYWVRREASFALGALAKVVPEEVVINSLLPLFDALRWDGVWHVRHSALFALPAILTRLSPAQRRTVALETIVALSADHHPTVRSGVLEALGEVIHTFHEDPDGPPQELIYLFLGRKEDRRVRDGQQELSEESIRAQTPLESFFQDPKRPLICAFNFPAVAVTLGGGRWGELREAYLDIAANTGSGVRRTFAASLGELAKIIGKENAQRDLVDVWWSSIQSDEEEVRTKAIESLHDLLEVLQKEVGKPLVEGLLTAWNEGRLRGWRERELIEKNMVSWVNLIGLDNISLARDLLQKGLEDGVASVREAATLALSEIWDAFASQKGALDTIRSQLQQLAASSNYRRRMTFIACQQTLALTTNQKGELLVSSDAGILDSVANLARDQIEGVRIGAARFAAVTHAALLRHGHTIPRMLEQLVDVLLQDTSHEVRSYVAGLSSGIPPGREHHNSGSTASRGRSVRGRLAQLATFSRPPRRVNSEGSEGETRSGGRYELEADERKSNGLLGVYTGLQAELFQTAGSNASERSVDRLSTLSSPLLPYASAMLNLLQILRYCVFAVFLVANAVITSVAVWNLSTIESSSGLRNAKQTDGLLIFVGTSGLLLILTILFFDLNRKHALIVRVWFELAWVGVYCIFELAAAAALTAQSSSQICDSTQILATTSSSACTSAQVLQAFTWICATLLLGYLIFLSILTIVKKRDDPTILHCAVSRFPIVANQSIKDNDGVRNLSPEYQYPRFVGGNAAPIIAAPIPRLPPTHREPILSYNSGLSYRSGLGLEYEIEHYQSPETVFHAATSEEGGISRQSALPLSLVPAPAPVAVRDTRVIEPEIQRNPPPISQQTQQKPPPPQHLLPQHLHLSSSSPFYHSSVQSAIKTTEPQAPAPARVEQQIRRLPPSPPPLGDWPRLDATSRPRAKRKPLPQPDSTEHHDNVTSSVQQPPPQQPLIEHHIQPGTRHQPLPHPPQPHPQPQPQPLPQVPTHSRPLPRAKRTPSTTYTLDARALTAALKPLEVSQSMRSKPSRPSGPRRKSDSIDDGRPPQ; encoded by the exons ATGTCCGGGCCACCGACGCACATCCCCCTCCCGCCCCCGCCCTCCTGGCCCGACAACTTCCGCATCGACCCCGACAACCCCCACACTCCCTTCTTCACCCCTCCGACTTCTCCCGCTCGTCCCCTGGCGTCCCCCTCCGCCTACTTCACCCCGCCCTCCTCTCCCGACCTCGACCTCCCCctgcccccgcccccgccccagCAGCCCACCGCTCCGCCAACACCAGGTCTCCCTACTGACGACCACTTTCCACAGCCGGTCGACCATGCCCTAGATCTCGccctcgacgacgacggcctCAGCACCCTCGAGAAGATCTACCTCTATTCGCGCAGCAAGGCCGCCTTTCATCGCGTCTTCATCGCCCATGCCCTCCCCGAGTATCTTCTCCACGTCACCCCGCAGGAGGCAGTCGAGTACGTCCTCCCGCTGCTAAGCGGTCTTGCCATGGATGACG ATGAACATGTCAAGGAAGCTCTTGCGGCAGAGCTAGTCCCTATCATCTGGTGGTTCTTCACC GACTGCCAAATTATCCCCGATGACCCCAAGCCAGAGGAGGCCTACGCGTCGTCCTCAACGACAGTCACTATTTCCGTACAGGCATTTACTCCAATACTCGGCACATTGCTGCTGAGTTCAAATCCGATGGTCGGAGGTGCTGCCCGTTTTGCAGTTGTCGATCTTCTATCGCGTATGAAAAAGGCTGATGACCGCCAATTTGGAGCTTTCCAGAGGCGTCATCACCATCCTTCGAGTGACATTATTCACCCGTGGGAAATCACAAGAACGCGAagagaggacgaggacgaggacgatgacgatgaggcgCCATTAGCAACTGGTCTCTTTGGCCATCGGGAACGTGCCATGTTTACGCAGGAGATTCTCCAGCAAGTCGTTATCGGCATGGGGAAATTAGATGTGGATTATGAGCCTGAACAGGAACCACCAGTGTCGCAAGGCCAGCAACACCCAGCCACTTCTTCTCAATTCTCAGAATCGAATCCCTATTTCCCCTCATTATCTTCACAGAGCTCTAATGCCGATCGACACGAAAATGTATCCATGCGCTCTGTCATCGATCAAACAACCAGTTCTGCCGGTGCACAGTTTCATACAGACGCACAAACATCATCACCTGCTGGTCCCAGTTCTGCCGGGACTCAATTTTCAAACCTACATGCACCCTCTTCTTCACACTCTGATCCGGGCTCTCCAATGGCTGTTGACACGAATGATTCCGACAATTG GGATGACGTAGATGATGGAGAAGACGAGCAAGCTGCTGTCGGCAGATTGTCCTGCATGTCTCTCATGGCAGCTGTGACAGCTAGCG GTGTCCTGTCCAAGGAAACACAACTCGcgtttgttgaagaggttgggcGGGTGGGTCGCGACAACGTCTATTGGGTTAGACGAGAGGCATCATTTGCCCTGGGGGCATTGGCAAAAGTTGTGCCAGAGGAAGTAGTGATTAATTCTTTG CTACCTCTTTTTGATGCCCTACGATGGGATGGAGTGTGGCATGTTCGGCATTCAGCACTTTTTGCACTTCCGGCCATCCTCACGCGTTTATCTCCTGCTCAAAGGAGAACGGTGGCTCTCGAAACCATTGTCGCATTGTCTGCCGATCATCACCCCACTGTTCGTTCCGGAGTGCTAGAAGCGCTTGGTGAAGTCATCCATACCTTTCATGAGGATCCAGATGGACCGCCGCAGGAGCTGATATACCTTTTTCTCGGCCGAAAAGAGGACCGCCGTGTACGCGATGGACAGCAAGAATTGTCTGAGGAGAGTATTCGCGCACAAACGCCGTTGGAATCTTTCTTCCAAGACCCTAAAAGACCGTTAATTTGCGCATTTAATTTCCCTGCGGTTGCAGTGACGCTCGGAGGAGGGCGATGGGGGGAACTGCGGGAAGCCTATCTCGACATTGCTGCTAATACTGGAAGCGGAGTTCGGAGAACCTTCGCGGCTAGTTTAGGCGAGCTTGCGAAGATAATCGGGAAAGAGAATGCGCAAAGGGATTTAGTGGATGTTTGGTGGAGTAGTATTCaatcggatgaggaggaagtcCGGACGAAAGCCATCGAATCATTGCACGATTTGTTAGAGGTGCTACAGAAAGAGGTAGGGAAACCACTCGTAGAAGGACTGCTGACGGCATGGAATGAGGGTAGATTGCGCGGTTggcgagagcgagagctGATAGAGAAAAATATGGTCAGTTGGGTTAATTTGATAGGTCTAGATAACATTTCGCTCGCTCGAGATCTTCTCCAGAAGGGCCTGGAGGACGGTGTCGCTTCAGTACGAGAGGCTGCGACATTGGCT CTTTCGGAGATTTGGGATGCTTTCGCGTCGCAGAAAGGTGCCCTAGATACCATTCGTTCTCAGCTTCAACAATTGGCAGCATCATCAAATTATCGAAGGCGGATGAC ATTTATCGCTTGTCAACAAACACTGGCGCTCACGACCAACCAGAAGGGAGAACTGTTGGTTTCGAGTGATGCAGGAATCCTGGATTCTGTTGCTAATCTAGCGCGTGACCAAATTGAAGGGGTTCGCATCGGGGCAGCTCGTTTTGCAGCTGTGACACACG CTGCACTGCTTCGTCATGGACATACAATCCCGAGGATGCTGGAGCAACTTGTGGATGTACTATTGCAGGACACTTCCCACGAAGTGCGATCATATGTCGCAGGGCTGTCATCCGGAATACCACCTGGGAGAGAACATCACAACTCTGGATCAACAGCATCACGCGGCAGAAGTGTACGGGGACGCCTGGCACAGCTGGCTACATTTTCACGGCCGCCACGGCGGGTAAACTCTGAGGGATCTGAGGGAGAGACTCGATCCGGGGGGCGGTATGAACTGGAAGCGGACGAAAGAAAGTCGAACGGGCTGCTTGGAGTGTATACGGGGCTGCAAGCAGAACTGTTCCAGACAGCCGGCTCGAACGCAAGTGAGCGG TCCGTCGACCGGCTCTCCACGCTCTCTTCACCCCTCCTCCCCTATGCGTCTGCCATGCTCAATCTCCTCCAGATCCTCCGCTACTGCGTCTTTG CCGTCTTCCTTGTCGCCAATGCTGTCATCACGAGCGTCGCTGTCTGGAATCTTAGCACAATCGAGTCAAGCTCTGGTCTTC GCAATGCCAAACAGACCGATGGACTGCTTATCTTTGTGGGAACCTCGGGGCTCTTGCTCATTTTGACCAT ACTCTTTTTCGATCTGAACAGAAAACATGCCCTCATTGTCAGAGTTTGGTTCGAACTCGCATGGGTTGGGGTTTATTGCATATTCGAACTTG ctgccgctgctgctctCACTGCCCAGAGTAGCAGCCAGATTTGCGATTCCACTCAGATAT TGGCCACAACTAGCTCTTCGGCCTGTACGTCCGCTCAGGTGCTGCAGGCATTCACTTGGATATGCGCGACCCTTT TACTCGGCTATCTCATTTTTCTGTCCATCCTGACCATAGtaaagaaaagagacgaCCCGACGATACTCCACTGCGCCGTCAGTCGCTTCCCAATCGTGGCCAACCAGAGCATCAAGGACAATGATGGTGTGCGAAATTTATCACCAGAGTACCAGTACCCGCGATTCGTGGGAGGGAACGCAGCACCTATTATTGCTGCACCCATCCCACGCCTCCCCCCTACCCATCGCGAGCCTATATTGTCGTACAATTCTGGTCTGTCGTATCGCTCGGGGCTAGGGCTGGAATATGAGATTGAGCATTACCAGTCACCAGAAACTGTGTTCCATGCAGCGACATCAGAGGAAGGTGGTATTTCACGCCAGAGCGCCCTTCCCCTCTCTTTAGTACCCGCCCCAGCGCCTGTAGCTGTTCGTGACACTCGTGTCATCGAACCAGAGATTCAGAGGAACCCGCCTCCTATTTCACAGCAGACGCAACAGAAACCCCCGCCACCGCAGCACCTGCTTCCACAGCACCTGcacctctcctcctcttcgccCTTCTACCACAGCTCTGTGCAGTCAGCCATCAAAACGACCGAGCCGCaggcgcctgcgcctgcgcgtGTCGAGCAGCAGATACGTCGGCTGCCTCCCTCACCTCCTCCACTTGGTGACTGGCCGCGGCTAGACGCCACGTCCAGGCCGAGAGCGAAGCGGAAACCTTTGCCGCAACCTGATTCAACTGAACATCATGATAATGTTACATCCTCTGTACAACAACCTCCGCCACAGCAGCCGCTAATAGAACATCACATTCAGCCGGGAACACGGCACCAACCTCTACCCCATCCTCCTCAACCCcatcctcaacctcaacctcaaccgCTACCCCAAGTCCCTACACACTCTCGGCCACTACCCCGCGCCAAACGGACACCATCCACGACATATACTCTTGACGCACGCGCGCTAACAGCTGCCCTAAAACCTCTGGAAGTGTCCCAATCCATGCGGTCAAAACCGTCAAGACCTTCAGGCCCCAGAAGGAAATCTGATTCAATAGATGACGGTCGGCCACCCCAATAG
- a CDS encoding Voltage-gated hydrogen channel 1 has product MSEQQPLLPAHNSPYDDRGESESQGDKGRLTEFRTKTAHVLEHPTLHKVVITLITVDAICVLADLAYSFLSPTCAPPGEGDNPEWLEVLSHISLAITTLFLIEIPLNLWAFGPQHINPFGPVPHAGLHAFDSIIILTTFVLEVILRGKERELAGLLVILRLWRLVKLVGGVAVGAGELEEETAKELEEMKAELDKVRAELNDTLKENAILKARLQQIQE; this is encoded by the exons ATGTCAGAACAACAACCTCTCCTCCCGGCCCATAATTCTCCATACGATGACCGCGGCGAGTCAGAGTCGCAAGGAGACAAAGGCCGCTTGACTGAATTTCGCACCAAGACGGCCCATGTACTCGAGCACCCGACACTGCATAAAGTAGTAATCACCCTG ATCACCGTGGACGCCATCTGTGTGCTTGCAGATCTAGCGTACAGTTTCCTATCGCCCACTTGTGCGCCTCCTGGCGAAGGCGATAACCCGGAATGGCTTGAGGTTCTCTCTCATATTTCGCTGGCCATCACCACTCTTTTCCTGATTGAAATTCCGCTCAATCTGTGGGCCTTTGGCCCGCAACACATAAATCCCTTTGGACCAGTCCCTCATGCAGGGTTACATGCGTTTGATTCCATCATTATCTTGACAACATTTGTCCTGGAGGTCATACTCCgtggaaaagaaagagagctGGCCGGATTGCTTGTCATACTTCGTCTGTGGAGGCTTGTCAAGTTGGTCGGAG GAGTGGCCGTGGGCGCGGGGGAACTCGAGGAAGAAACAGCTAAGGAActggaagaaatgaaagcCGAACTTGACAAAGTCAGAGCGGAGCTAAACGACACCTTGAAAGAAAACGCAATCCTCAAGGCAAGGCTTCAACAAATACAAGAATAA